A section of the Cuniculiplasma divulgatum genome encodes:
- a CDS encoding cytochrome ubiquinol oxidase subunit I: MVSVINFDRFLMGYTLGAHILIVTLSISLSVIVSAAEFIGLRRKDVYFESLSRRLAKALVIFFAVGTASGTVLAVELFALWPSFMVFIGKVDILPFYYEVFAFFLETISLVLYVYYWDAFRNRYKHWALSLFVAIGTVMSAVFITMINAFMNTPAGFALVNGQPTNINPLAAVMAPSGFVEISHVVTTTLAAGSFLLLAYLAFSYLKNHTQDSRIFYRKAMMLTSVVGFIALLLAGITGDSNARMLISLQPLKYAAIELNLHPTVNAPEMIGGIMINGHPEYYITIPGLQSILAFLTLNSKTAVPGLSQFPSSLWPPLFVHLTFDIMVGGGTLVGLFALYLMYLLIRRKDLTGRLSLYGMLVAGVLIEVVYDSGWVTDEVGRQPWIIYNVMTVSQAANTSPSVVPLGIAIIIFYLVLVPFTFYFAAKVLRQERIEEELEKSRGSKWYRSFIPK; encoded by the coding sequence ATGGTGTCAGTGATCAATTTCGACAGGTTCCTCATGGGCTACACACTTGGGGCGCACATACTGATTGTGACACTGAGCATTTCACTTTCTGTCATAGTTTCTGCCGCCGAATTCATAGGGCTGAGAAGAAAAGATGTGTATTTTGAATCACTATCTCGCCGCCTGGCAAAGGCACTGGTCATTTTTTTCGCCGTTGGGACTGCCAGCGGCACTGTTCTGGCCGTTGAGCTCTTTGCTCTCTGGCCCAGCTTCATGGTATTCATCGGCAAGGTTGACATTCTTCCATTCTATTATGAAGTATTTGCCTTCTTCCTTGAGACCATCAGCCTCGTTCTCTACGTTTATTACTGGGATGCATTCCGGAACAGGTACAAACACTGGGCACTTTCCCTCTTCGTAGCCATAGGAACAGTGATGTCCGCGGTTTTTATCACAATGATCAACGCATTCATGAATACGCCAGCTGGCTTTGCCCTTGTTAACGGACAGCCAACCAACATAAATCCGCTTGCAGCAGTCATGGCACCTTCTGGATTCGTGGAGATATCCCATGTTGTAACCACAACGCTTGCTGCAGGATCATTCCTGCTGCTTGCCTATCTGGCATTCAGCTACCTGAAGAACCATACGCAGGATTCCAGAATTTTCTACAGGAAAGCAATGATGCTCACCTCAGTTGTGGGGTTCATTGCCCTTCTTCTGGCAGGCATAACCGGGGATTCCAATGCAAGAATGCTCATATCACTCCAGCCCCTCAAATACGCGGCAATTGAGCTGAATCTTCACCCAACTGTTAATGCACCTGAAATGATTGGAGGAATAATGATCAACGGACATCCGGAATACTATATCACCATCCCCGGCCTGCAGAGCATACTGGCCTTTCTTACACTCAACTCAAAAACTGCAGTTCCGGGGCTCTCCCAGTTTCCGTCCAGCCTCTGGCCTCCCCTCTTTGTGCATCTTACCTTTGACATTATGGTGGGCGGGGGGACGCTTGTTGGTTTATTCGCCCTCTATCTCATGTATCTCCTGATCCGGAGAAAAGACCTTACCGGAAGGCTTTCACTTTACGGAATGCTGGTTGCCGGTGTTCTCATAGAGGTGGTTTATGATTCAGGCTGGGTAACAGATGAAGTTGGCAGGCAGCCATGGATCATCTACAATGTCATGACTGTGTCTCAGGCTGCAAATACTTCTCCTTCGGTGGTTCCTCTGGGTATCGCCATAATAATCTTCTATCTCGTTCTTGTACCGTTCACTTTCTATTTTGCGGCAAAGGTGCTCAGGCAGGAAAGAATTGAAGAGGAACTTGAAAAAAGCAGGGGGTCAAAATGGTACAGATCATTCATCCCGAAATAG
- a CDS encoding antibiotic biosynthesis monooxygenase, which yields MINVGFFYSVVSGREQEFEETFKGVIKFLMENDTGIRDARLYRDVSVPGEYMIFSEWDSVDSFRKFIASRPFKETTEQGKSILRGKPRHIILRAEEP from the coding sequence ATGATAAATGTTGGTTTTTTCTATTCAGTCGTAAGTGGCAGGGAACAGGAGTTCGAGGAAACATTCAAAGGTGTCATAAAGTTTCTAATGGAGAACGACACAGGAATAAGGGACGCTAGGCTCTACAGGGATGTTTCGGTTCCAGGTGAATACATGATATTCAGTGAATGGGACAGTGTTGATTCTTTCAGGAAGTTCATTGCCAGCAGGCCGTTCAAGGAAACAACGGAACAGGGCAAGAGCATCCTCAGGGGAAAGCCCAGGCATATAATTCTCAGGGCGGAGGAACCCTGA
- a CDS encoding APC family permease: MSGSLSETKPGHANRLRKGTVGTWGAIAEEIAAMAPACDTVAFMTSAAAFAFVLTPLSFLIATLTMFLEVNTLYHLSRRHASAGGYYGYISTAFGPRPAIVSGLLYVMYQIASTAAIPVYVAGVVLPGVLEYFFKINLPAWVWIPFILLFIVLPIGLAILGIRPQMKYVRIAAFFEVAFLAVLSAIIIFKAHDNTLAVFNPGAWPSYSGNFSSVGGPAAGVGLGMIFGLTSFIGYGGSAPLGEEVKSSRNITKSLVYGLLIVGIVLTEIAYAMTVGWGVSLMTSFAASNIPGIIVATLYTGIAGGLMLAMVAFNSAFSDSVAMQSNAGRVYFAMARDGIIPKFFAHISRRWVTPSKALAFIGTFSSVGSLAAAFLIAYSMGISPIRLISGAATGIYVTKALSDTFDLLTTIALVGLIITHILLNTSVITLFRRLKEVHKRRLHKIIHPIEHYVLPLIATAIFIFVLYESVWPPVFPVTEAVIVAAVYLAFAMSYAVLLKKRRPDLVKRAGKTVNIVEEEKLAEQ, encoded by the coding sequence ATGTCTGGAAGTTTATCAGAAACCAAACCGGGGCATGCCAACAGGCTTAGAAAGGGAACAGTGGGAACATGGGGGGCAATTGCAGAGGAAATAGCTGCAATGGCTCCAGCGTGTGATACCGTCGCGTTCATGACGTCGGCTGCTGCATTTGCCTTCGTCCTCACCCCGCTTTCTTTCCTCATCGCCACGCTGACAATGTTCCTTGAGGTCAATACCCTTTACCACCTTTCCAGAAGGCATGCCAGTGCCGGAGGGTATTATGGCTATATTTCCACTGCATTCGGTCCCCGTCCTGCAATTGTCTCTGGATTGCTATATGTCATGTACCAGATCGCAAGCACTGCAGCAATACCCGTATATGTTGCAGGGGTTGTGCTTCCCGGGGTCCTTGAATATTTCTTCAAGATCAACCTGCCTGCATGGGTCTGGATACCGTTCATACTTCTTTTCATCGTATTACCCATAGGCCTGGCAATTCTTGGAATCAGGCCACAGATGAAGTATGTGAGAATTGCGGCATTCTTTGAGGTGGCTTTCCTTGCAGTTCTTTCTGCCATAATTATCTTCAAGGCCCATGACAACACCCTGGCAGTGTTCAATCCGGGTGCCTGGCCCTCCTATTCCGGGAATTTCTCATCGGTTGGTGGGCCTGCAGCAGGAGTGGGGCTGGGGATGATTTTCGGGTTAACAAGCTTCATAGGATACGGCGGATCGGCGCCTCTGGGCGAGGAGGTGAAGAGCAGCAGGAACATTACAAAATCACTTGTCTACGGCCTCCTGATCGTGGGAATTGTTCTCACTGAGATTGCCTACGCCATGACAGTTGGCTGGGGAGTCTCACTCATGACGTCCTTTGCAGCCAGCAACATTCCCGGGATAATCGTGGCAACCCTGTACACCGGCATAGCTGGAGGACTCATGCTGGCAATGGTGGCGTTCAACTCAGCATTTTCGGATTCGGTTGCAATGCAGTCCAATGCGGGCAGGGTATATTTTGCCATGGCAAGGGATGGAATAATCCCGAAATTCTTTGCACACATAAGCAGGCGATGGGTGACGCCAAGCAAGGCACTTGCTTTTATAGGGACATTTTCAAGCGTGGGTTCCCTGGCAGCTGCTTTCCTGATTGCCTACTCAATGGGAATATCGCCCATCAGGCTTATATCGGGAGCGGCAACTGGAATATATGTGACAAAAGCCCTGTCAGACACATTTGATCTGCTGACGACAATAGCACTGGTTGGGCTCATAATAACTCACATCCTGCTGAACACATCTGTCATAACACTTTTCAGGCGCCTGAAGGAAGTTCACAAGAGGCGTCTTCACAAGATCATACATCCAATTGAGCATTATGTGCTGCCACTCATTGCAACAGCAATATTCATTTTCGTGCTGTACGAAAGTGTGTGGCCTCCGGTCTTCCCGGTGACAGAGGCAGTAATAGTGGCAGCCGTGTATCTGGCGTTCGCAATGTCATACGCAGTGCTCCTGAAGAAAAGAAGGCCTGATCTGGTCAAAAGGGCAGGAAAAACAGTGAACATAGTGGAGGAAGAGAAACTTGCAGAACAGTGA
- a CDS encoding metal-dependent transcriptional regulator codes for MLNTITLTRKERDCLVLIGDNAASDFPLRLVEVANHLGIKSPTALNLVKRLVSKGMLLREHGMLVLSAEGKEEYARIIESHRVIETMMTRNGVDLADACRLSCNLDFIIDETAVNSIFNQLGKPKSCPHGKKIEVV; via the coding sequence ATGTTAAACACAATAACACTTACACGCAAGGAAAGAGACTGCCTGGTTCTAATCGGGGACAATGCAGCCTCAGATTTTCCCCTCAGGCTGGTTGAAGTTGCAAACCACCTCGGGATCAAGTCCCCCACTGCACTGAATCTGGTGAAGAGGCTGGTGTCAAAGGGGATGCTTCTGAGGGAGCACGGAATGCTGGTGCTTTCAGCAGAAGGGAAGGAGGAATACGCGAGAATAATTGAATCACACCGTGTGATTGAAACAATGATGACAAGGAACGGCGTTGATCTTGCTGACGCATGCAGGCTTTCATGCAACCTGGACTTTATCATCGATGAAACAGCAGTGAATTCCATCTTCAACCAGCTTGGAAAGCCAAAATCATGTCCGCACGGCAAGAAGATTGAGGTGGTCTGA
- a CDS encoding metal-dependent hydrolase, with protein sequence MVKLQWLGHAAWLVEFSKTRMVIDPFLTNNPRAAVKESELNNIDYVLVTHTHFDHVGDAYAISKRTGAKIVGMFELSQGREKDELGEDHFIGMNKGSQTRFGEVSIGLTAAVHSGNESGFVVTGDGKTIYHAGDTALFGDMKYIGELYKPDVALLPTGGFYTMGPREAAVAAGLIKAKYTIPMHYGTFPGIDSDPEEFRKLAGNVTQVKILKPGDVFQIP encoded by the coding sequence ATGGTAAAGTTGCAATGGCTCGGACATGCCGCATGGCTGGTGGAATTCAGCAAGACAAGAATGGTAATCGACCCCTTCCTGACAAATAATCCCAGGGCAGCAGTGAAGGAAAGTGAGCTGAACAATATTGACTATGTGCTGGTGACGCACACGCATTTTGACCACGTGGGCGATGCCTATGCCATATCAAAGAGAACCGGCGCAAAGATCGTTGGAATGTTTGAGCTGTCACAGGGGAGAGAAAAGGATGAACTCGGTGAGGATCACTTCATAGGGATGAACAAGGGAAGCCAGACCCGCTTTGGGGAGGTTTCCATCGGCCTTACTGCTGCCGTCCACAGCGGGAATGAATCAGGATTTGTGGTAACCGGCGATGGGAAGACAATATATCATGCCGGAGACACTGCTCTTTTCGGTGATATGAAATATATCGGGGAGCTTTACAAGCCCGATGTTGCCCTCCTGCCAACTGGAGGATTCTACACAATGGGTCCCAGAGAAGCCGCAGTGGCAGCCGGATTGATCAAGGCGAAGTACACCATACCCATGCATTACGGTACATTTCCCGGAATAGATTCCGACCCTGAGGAGTTCAGAAAACTTGCCGGAAATGTGACACAGGTGAAGATACTCAAGCCAGGCGATGTGTTCCAGATCCCGTGA
- a CDS encoding nucleotidyltransferase family protein: MIGAILAGGYGKRLKPITDEIPKALVQIRENYTIMDRQIFDFANIGIKDLYVLSGYRGEKIEEMYGSEHMGIRFHYLREDKPLGTLFSLRNLLKERSDEDILLRNGDTVTDLNFKRFVNFSQASNYGIVMFVVRMRSPFGIVDTLGDQITTFREKPYLDHFINAGIYYIKKKAFPYFSRDYMDRDVETTVFPMLANDKLAGAFTEETMWLGIDSEKDLDQIRKDYADRDDEPWGYRKELFSTGERTLSEYFVKADEKVTLEAPEGAIIRIIDGMGLAVHDASRKFVSQDIIPFKGTLTLEPRSNTRLELITI; this comes from the coding sequence ATGATTGGCGCCATACTGGCGGGAGGTTATGGCAAGAGGCTGAAGCCCATAACCGATGAGATACCGAAAGCACTTGTACAGATACGGGAGAACTACACAATAATGGACAGGCAGATTTTTGATTTTGCCAACATTGGCATAAAGGATCTGTATGTCCTTTCCGGCTACCGGGGGGAGAAGATTGAGGAAATGTACGGTTCTGAGCACATGGGGATCAGGTTTCACTATCTCCGGGAGGACAAGCCGCTGGGCACTCTCTTTTCACTGAGAAACCTGCTGAAAGAGAGATCTGATGAGGACATTCTGCTGAGGAATGGGGATACTGTGACGGACCTCAACTTCAAGAGGTTTGTCAATTTCTCGCAGGCATCTAACTATGGCATTGTGATGTTTGTAGTCAGGATGCGCAGCCCATTTGGGATCGTTGACACCCTTGGGGACCAGATCACAACATTCAGAGAAAAACCATACCTTGACCATTTCATCAACGCCGGCATCTATTACATAAAAAAGAAAGCCTTTCCTTATTTTTCCAGGGATTACATGGATCGGGATGTGGAAACAACAGTCTTCCCCATGCTGGCGAACGACAAGCTCGCCGGGGCCTTTACTGAGGAAACTATGTGGCTTGGAATAGACAGTGAAAAGGACCTTGACCAGATCCGGAAGGACTACGCAGACAGGGATGATGAACCATGGGGATACAGGAAGGAACTGTTTTCTACGGGAGAAAGAACACTCAGTGAATATTTCGTAAAGGCAGACGAGAAGGTGACCCTTGAGGCCCCTGAAGGCGCCATTATAAGGATAATTGATGGCATGGGGCTTGCAGTCCATGACGCTTCCAGGAAATTCGTTTCCCAGGACATCATTCCCTTCAAGGGTACCCTGACACTTGAACCAAGATCAAATACACGCCTTGAACTCATTACAATTTGA
- a CDS encoding DUF6015 family protein — MAVMTREILISALEKTYGKKGMARKDVEELCDFVLSFFGYEDYVLDNVLSAPERDVFYNLEEFGFLETFREEVNIMKGRSWRVNQWKFKKDNIYRIANSQEVEKPEENIYDEIFRELEN; from the coding sequence ATGGCCGTAATGACAAGGGAGATCCTGATCAGTGCTCTTGAGAAGACCTACGGAAAGAAGGGCATGGCCAGGAAGGATGTCGAAGAACTCTGCGATTTCGTTCTTTCATTTTTCGGCTACGAGGACTACGTGCTGGACAACGTACTTTCTGCCCCGGAAAGAGACGTATTCTATAACCTCGAAGAATTTGGATTTCTTGAAACTTTCAGGGAAGAAGTGAACATAATGAAAGGGAGATCCTGGAGAGTCAACCAGTGGAAATTCAAGAAGGACAATATTTACAGGATTGCAAATTCACAGGAAGTGGAGAAGCCGGAAGAAAATATCTACGACGAAATCTTCAGAGAACTTGAAAACTAA
- a CDS encoding adenosylcobinamide amidohydrolase, with amino-acid sequence MRSRPFYKFYLRDTHYLIDFGVAVRKFSSAPFNGGTGTCKYYVNRTVPHDFRGDVLSEGTRFLEASGLEASQTCMNFTACDVKKYAFGEIMSAGFCISAWITAGISNALSVGSHGIPSQGTVNIAMLTDAPLGDSAAVNGMQDIIEAKAQAFNDMDIRDSATGKRAPGTSTDTASLFISSGSHDMEFGGRLTEFGMEASILVYRLVSEAVKKCGK; translated from the coding sequence ATGCGCAGCCGGCCATTTTATAAATTCTATTTGCGAGACACCCATTATCTGATTGATTTTGGCGTGGCTGTCAGGAAATTCAGTTCTGCACCATTCAATGGCGGCACAGGCACCTGCAAATATTACGTTAACAGGACTGTTCCCCATGACTTCCGCGGGGATGTGCTCAGTGAAGGTACCCGGTTCCTTGAAGCCAGCGGGCTGGAGGCCTCACAGACCTGCATGAATTTTACCGCCTGCGACGTGAAGAAGTACGCATTCGGAGAAATAATGTCCGCCGGATTCTGCATAAGTGCATGGATCACCGCAGGAATCAGCAATGCCCTCAGCGTGGGAAGCCATGGAATTCCATCTCAGGGTACGGTGAACATAGCCATGCTGACGGATGCTCCCCTGGGGGATTCGGCGGCAGTCAACGGAATGCAGGATATAATTGAGGCAAAGGCCCAGGCCTTTAACGACATGGATATCCGTGACTCTGCAACAGGGAAAAGGGCCCCGGGTACTTCAACGGATACTGCATCGCTTTTCATTTCAAGTGGCAGCCATGACATGGAATTCGGTGGCCGCCTCACAGAATTTGGAATGGAAGCATCTATCCTTGTTTACCGGCTTGTTTCCGAGGCCGTAAAGAAATGCGGAAAATGA
- a CDS encoding Xaa-Pro peptidase family protein yields the protein MASVYFQKSVYVSRTAKVQKILEQQGIASMLIPPGPDFFYFTGFETESMERLTVLVITPDKVVLVCPSLMKEQAEESTWLEEIEAWTDVEDPFAMLKSFLPEGRCAIGGTLPYSMLSGLRSAISGPDILADAFTAPLRMSKDDAELQTIHEAVRKSEAALLDTFPEISAGMTEIGIARILDSKMVEHGLQGPAFQTIVSAGSNSAMPHHSPDNTALKRGDMLVIDFGGRHNGYASDITRTFFLGKPDTQFERIYDLVRKANEESRNSAGPESTYGGLDARARSVIEAGGYGKYFIHRLGHGLGISVHEDPYVVGGNEQRLIRNSVFTIEPGIYIPGKGGVRIEDTNYFDGSRCVAFNTMTREMQIIH from the coding sequence GTGGCATCAGTGTATTTCCAGAAATCAGTTTACGTTTCAAGGACTGCAAAGGTGCAGAAAATATTGGAACAGCAGGGGATTGCGTCCATGCTGATTCCTCCCGGACCGGATTTCTTCTATTTCACAGGATTTGAAACGGAATCAATGGAGAGGCTGACTGTGCTTGTCATCACTCCAGACAAAGTAGTGCTTGTATGTCCATCCCTGATGAAGGAACAGGCGGAGGAAAGCACATGGCTGGAGGAAATAGAGGCTTGGACGGATGTTGAGGATCCATTTGCAATGCTGAAGTCATTTTTGCCGGAGGGCAGATGTGCAATTGGAGGAACCCTTCCATACTCAATGCTGAGTGGTCTCAGGTCTGCCATCAGTGGCCCGGACATCCTGGCAGATGCCTTTACCGCTCCACTGCGCATGTCAAAGGACGATGCTGAGCTCCAGACCATACATGAAGCAGTAAGGAAATCTGAAGCTGCTTTGCTGGACACATTTCCGGAAATATCGGCAGGAATGACGGAAATAGGCATAGCAAGAATCCTTGACAGCAAGATGGTGGAGCACGGTCTGCAGGGTCCTGCATTCCAGACCATAGTGTCGGCAGGCTCCAACTCAGCAATGCCGCACCATTCTCCTGACAATACTGCACTTAAGCGGGGAGACATGCTGGTTATAGACTTTGGAGGACGCCATAACGGGTATGCCTCTGACATAACGCGGACATTCTTCCTGGGAAAGCCTGATACCCAGTTCGAGAGGATATATGATCTCGTGAGAAAGGCAAATGAGGAATCCAGGAACAGTGCAGGTCCGGAATCCACATACGGGGGACTTGACGCAAGAGCAAGGTCAGTAATTGAGGCGGGCGGTTACGGAAAATACTTCATCCACAGGCTGGGTCACGGTCTTGGGATATCAGTGCATGAAGATCCTTATGTGGTAGGCGGGAATGAGCAGAGGCTCATCAGAAATTCTGTATTCACCATTGAGCCAGGAATATACATTCCCGGCAAAGGAGGAGTGCGTATTGAGGATACGAATTACTTTGACGGGTCTCGCTGTGTGGCATTCAACACTATGACCCGTGAAATGCAGATAATCCACTGA
- a CDS encoding MFS transporter has translation MGEEQLNVKPGKFSLLVSALIIVGITVTLRSTNNMMITTMPIFSKDIFNFSNISVGELTALTYATTFLTTLLLNPRLESAQRRRIFIVSIAVIDVSLVLLYFSDSLSIWPIAALSGVAFGMVFPNLVTSASLHGDHRAQMRLLAIYSVSLSLSLVIGPVIETVILPLVGYRGVFLAFLPMGIIGTAVSPLVRFPQGGGERRGRNTLGNRSLHASLLSISVYNVPFAAITSFLVIYAEQNYHVSSSIAYSAFIVFFASSFTTRLLLALKPIEGLRTPLVISSALTVASLVSIPFIPTFYAFLVVMVFMGIPHGSIFPITTMMIARGTEPEERNAANSYFMAYNNILFMIIPVVFGYLSSQIGFHHDFVILGIISAAFVIALMIIYGKERKIFYRN, from the coding sequence ATGGGCGAGGAGCAGCTGAATGTGAAACCAGGGAAATTCTCGCTGCTTGTATCAGCCCTGATCATAGTTGGCATAACGGTAACCTTGAGGTCCACAAACAATATGATGATTACCACCATGCCCATATTCTCCAAGGACATCTTTAATTTCAGCAATATTTCTGTGGGGGAACTCACTGCACTTACCTACGCGACCACTTTCCTTACAACCTTACTCCTCAACCCGCGGCTGGAAAGTGCCCAAAGAAGACGTATTTTCATAGTTTCCATAGCAGTAATTGATGTATCTCTGGTTCTCCTGTACTTCTCAGATTCCCTCAGCATATGGCCTATTGCTGCCCTCTCAGGCGTGGCATTTGGAATGGTTTTCCCCAATCTTGTAACATCAGCTTCACTGCATGGGGATCATCGTGCCCAGATGAGGCTGTTGGCAATCTATTCCGTAAGCCTTAGCCTGAGCCTTGTCATAGGTCCTGTGATCGAGACCGTTATCCTGCCACTTGTTGGATACAGGGGGGTTTTCCTGGCATTTCTTCCCATGGGGATAATCGGTACAGCAGTTTCCCCACTGGTAAGATTTCCACAGGGAGGCGGGGAAAGGAGGGGGAGAAATACCCTTGGGAACAGGTCGTTGCATGCCTCCCTGCTCTCAATAAGCGTATACAATGTGCCCTTTGCTGCTATTACTTCATTCCTGGTCATATATGCGGAACAGAACTATCACGTTAGCAGCAGTATAGCTTATTCAGCATTTATCGTATTCTTCGCATCGTCATTCACAACACGCCTGCTGCTTGCGCTAAAGCCCATAGAAGGGCTCAGGACCCCCCTGGTTATTTCGTCAGCTCTGACCGTTGCCTCACTGGTATCCATACCTTTTATCCCAACTTTCTACGCCTTCCTTGTGGTCATGGTCTTCATGGGAATACCCCATGGAAGCATATTCCCTATAACTACCATGATGATTGCCAGAGGCACAGAACCTGAGGAGAGAAACGCTGCGAACTCCTATTTCATGGCTTATAATAACATACTCTTCATGATCATACCGGTTGTTTTTGGCTACCTGAGTTCACAGATAGGATTCCATCATGATTTCGTGATTCTTGGGATTATCTCTGCGGCGTTCGTAATCGCGCTCATGATAATATACGGGAAGGAAAGGAAGATATTCTACAGGAACTGA
- a CDS encoding CBS domain-containing protein: protein MPGTAADIMTRNPITYHVPSTVGEVIKILIKNNITGLPLVDQSGKYAGVISRRDIFENPDENQTAMVMRRAKAVAPDTTVEEAAREMIKQFRRHLAVVDDSGNVVGILTPQNFLRLVRERFGKLKVKEIERSIAVPVWEESPLSVVSFIMRVSKAYACPVIDINGDFVGLVTDRDIFDNIDVRSKFQFSETGMADDEDPWSWEGIRNVVTYMIEKSNLELPHTPVKQFMIKNPVVANSTDTVEAAAKKMETGNYNQLPIVQGNGHLVGMLQDIQILSVFL from the coding sequence ATGCCTGGAACTGCTGCCGATATAATGACACGGAATCCAATTACATATCACGTACCAAGCACCGTTGGTGAAGTCATAAAGATACTCATTAAGAACAACATAACCGGGTTGCCGCTTGTTGATCAGTCCGGCAAATATGCTGGAGTCATCAGCCGCAGGGACATATTCGAGAATCCTGATGAGAACCAGACCGCAATGGTCATGAGGAGAGCAAAGGCAGTAGCTCCCGATACCACAGTGGAAGAAGCAGCACGTGAGATGATAAAGCAGTTCAGAAGGCACCTTGCTGTTGTTGATGATTCCGGAAACGTTGTTGGAATACTGACTCCCCAGAATTTCCTGAGGCTTGTGAGAGAACGCTTCGGGAAGCTGAAGGTCAAGGAAATAGAAAGGAGCATTGCGGTCCCGGTATGGGAAGAATCCCCACTGAGCGTGGTTTCCTTCATAATGCGCGTTTCGAAGGCATACGCATGCCCTGTTATAGACATTAACGGGGATTTTGTTGGCCTGGTCACGGATCGTGACATATTTGACAACATTGATGTCAGGTCAAAATTCCAGTTCTCCGAAACCGGGATGGCTGATGACGAGGATCCCTGGTCCTGGGAAGGGATACGGAATGTGGTTACGTACATGATTGAGAAGAGCAATCTCGAGCTCCCTCACACGCCCGTCAAGCAGTTCATGATCAAAAATCCGGTGGTTGCAAATTCCACAGATACAGTGGAAGCCGCCGCAAAAAAGATGGAAACAGGAAACTATAACCAGCTGCCAATAGTGCAGGGTAACGGGCACCTTGTTGGCATGCTCCAGGACATCCAGATTCTGAGTGTATTCCTATGA